A single region of the Hyphomicrobiales bacterium genome encodes:
- a CDS encoding Methyltransferase family protein — MSNGWNESAAAWIADMGESGDFTREFVTDRPVLQRINGRSHRNALDVGCGEGRFCRMLRERGIKAIGLDPTDEMLAEARRRDPDGDYRLGQAEALPFPDDMFDLVVSYLSLIDITDAKAAIHEMARVMRPGGSLIIVNLNSFTTAGAWEDPPVKSRFVIRDYLDERAEWVEWRGIRIRNWHRPLSSYMKPLIEAGLILRYFDEPDTTGGPAERRARYRSIPYCHVTEWEKPA; from the coding sequence ATGTCCAACGGATGGAATGAATCGGCGGCTGCCTGGATCGCTGATATGGGAGAGAGCGGTGATTTCACCCGCGAGTTTGTGACCGACCGGCCCGTCCTTCAACGGATAAACGGGCGCAGTCACCGCAATGCCCTCGACGTCGGCTGCGGCGAGGGACGCTTCTGCCGCATGCTGCGCGAACGTGGCATCAAGGCCATCGGCCTCGACCCGACCGATGAAATGCTCGCGGAGGCCAGGCGCCGCGATCCCGACGGCGACTACCGGCTCGGACAAGCCGAAGCGCTCCCCTTCCCGGACGATATGTTCGACCTCGTCGTCAGCTATCTCTCACTGATCGACATCACAGACGCGAAAGCCGCAATCCACGAGATGGCGCGGGTGATGCGCCCCGGTGGCAGCCTCATCATCGTCAATCTCAACAGCTTCACGACCGCGGGAGCCTGGGAGGATCCGCCCGTGAAAAGCCGCTTCGTGATCCGTGATTATCTCGACGAACGCGCCGAATGGGTGGAGTGGCGCGGCATCCGCATCCGGAACTGGCACCGGCCCCTGTCGAGCTACATGAAGCCGCTTATCGAGGCAGGTCTCATTCTGCGCTATTTCGACGAGCCCGACACCACCGGCGGCCCGGCCGAGCGGCGCGCCCGCTATCGTAGCATCCCTTATTGTCATGTCACGGAATGGGAGAAGCCGGCGTAA